The Thioalkalivibrio sulfidiphilus HL-EbGr7 genome includes a window with the following:
- a CDS encoding sigma-54-dependent transcriptional regulator, whose product MKRIHIVEDEEVIRRALHRLLEREGYQVSASATLGEARTACQDGVDLVISDLRLPDGEGTAMVEACPDTPVLIMTSYASVRSAVEAMKQGAADYIAKPFDHDEMLLCVDRILKQRRLEQENARLREDLEAVYPVKGMVGHSPAMRAVCATVEKVAPTDTTVLIRGESGTGKELVARALHDKSPRAQAPIIAVNCATIPEGLVESELFGHEKGAFTGAARAHRGLVEAADGGTLFLDEIGELTTAAQSRLLRVLQDGEIRRVGATDSRRVDVRLVAATHRDLEQMVRDGRFRDDLYYRLKVMEITLPPLRDRREDIPILARFLLDKACQRLRRSPPGLTDEALASLTRHDWPGNVRELENAIERAVILAVGQDITPQHLALTGQDPSSAGAELSLDAYFRQFVLDNQGHMTETELARRLGISRKALWERRTRMGIPRKAG is encoded by the coding sequence ATGAAACGCATACACATCGTCGAGGATGAAGAGGTCATCCGCCGCGCCCTGCACCGGCTCCTGGAGCGGGAGGGCTACCAGGTCAGCGCCAGCGCCACCCTGGGCGAGGCCCGCACCGCCTGCCAGGACGGGGTGGACCTGGTGATCAGCGATCTGCGCCTGCCCGACGGCGAGGGCACCGCCATGGTGGAGGCCTGCCCGGACACCCCGGTGCTGATCATGACCAGCTATGCCAGCGTGCGCTCTGCCGTGGAAGCCATGAAGCAGGGCGCCGCGGACTACATCGCCAAGCCCTTCGACCATGACGAGATGCTGCTGTGCGTGGACCGCATCCTCAAGCAACGCCGCCTGGAACAGGAGAACGCCCGCCTGCGCGAGGACCTGGAGGCGGTCTACCCGGTCAAGGGCATGGTGGGCCACTCGCCGGCCATGCGCGCCGTGTGCGCCACCGTGGAGAAGGTGGCCCCCACGGACACCACGGTGCTGATCCGAGGCGAGTCCGGCACCGGCAAGGAGCTGGTGGCCCGGGCCCTGCACGACAAGAGCCCCCGGGCCCAGGCGCCCATCATCGCGGTCAACTGCGCCACCATCCCCGAGGGCCTGGTGGAATCGGAACTGTTCGGCCACGAGAAGGGCGCTTTCACCGGTGCCGCCCGCGCCCACCGGGGCCTGGTGGAGGCCGCCGACGGCGGCACCCTGTTCCTGGATGAGATCGGCGAGCTGACCACCGCCGCCCAGTCCCGGCTGCTGCGCGTGCTCCAGGACGGGGAGATCCGCCGGGTGGGCGCCACCGACAGCCGCCGGGTGGACGTGCGCCTGGTCGCCGCCACCCACCGGGACCTGGAGCAGATGGTGCGCGACGGGCGCTTCCGGGATGACCTCTACTACCGGCTCAAGGTCATGGAGATCACCCTGCCGCCGCTGCGGGACCGGCGCGAGGACATCCCCATCCTGGCCCGCTTCCTGCTCGACAAGGCCTGCCAGCGCCTGCGCCGCAGCCCCCCTGGACTCACCGACGAGGCGCTCGCCTCACTGACCCGTCATGACTGGCCCGGCAACGTGCGCGAACTGGAAAATGCCATCGAGCGGGCCGTGATCCTGGCCGTCGGCCAGGACATCACCCCCCAGCACCTGGCACTGACCGGCCAGGACCCGTCCAGCGCCGGGGCCGAACTGAGCCTGGACGCCTATTTCCGCCAGTTCGTGCTGGACAACCAGGGCCACATGACCGAGACCGAGCTGGCGCGTCGCCTGGGCATCAGCCGCAAGGCCCTGTGGGAGCGCAGGACGCGCATGGGGATACCCCGCAAGGCGGGGTAA
- a CDS encoding DUF4212 domain-containing protein, with protein sequence MTLDLAQREAHWRKTRNLMVVHLVIWFIFAFVVHWFAPALNNFSLFGWPLGYYMAAQGALAVFVIQLFAFNRQQHAIDREFGVAEDE encoded by the coding sequence ATGACACTCGACTTGGCACAAAGAGAGGCGCATTGGCGGAAGACCCGCAACCTGATGGTCGTACACCTGGTCATCTGGTTCATCTTCGCCTTCGTAGTCCACTGGTTCGCCCCGGCGCTGAACAACTTCAGCCTGTTCGGCTGGCCGCTGGGCTATTACATGGCAGCACAGGGGGCGCTGGCAGTCTTCGTGATCCAGCTCTTTGCCTTCAACCGTCAGCAGCACGCCATCGACCGTGAATTCGGCGTGGCTGAAGACGAATAA
- a CDS encoding DUF294 nucleotidyltransferase-like domain-containing protein — MSEPSHSHAEAHDRQAGVLLPVLEFLRRHAPFDQVEPEHLEFLAKRLKLTFYARGEKITDPKGGPASRFYIIKQGRVRGETPSEDEQISGNAWELVPGECFPIGALLSRRPVRTVHRAAEDTFCFELERDDFLQLNKLSPEFNDFCTRRLASLLDQVHRQVQASAATTGPGGDTSLNITLGERLRREPVSCLPTTPIREALETMERENVGSIVIVDEHMHPLGVFTLHDLLSRVALPGRRMDEPMGEVMSPEPITLPPSAFAFEAAMLMANHGFHHVCVVERGRLKGVISERDLFSLQRVGLVNLSRAIAHADDIPALAALGGDIQQLITQMIAQGAQVAQITQIITLLNDHITRRIIDICTREFPPPPVPFTWMAFGSEGRQEQTLKTDQDNGIIFEVPEGKSAEDIRQTLLPVARRINEALDQCGYPLCPGNIMASNPECCLSTTEWRERFSRWVDGGNPEHLLKASIFFDFRTIEGDSRPVEALRHWLTSKMVGNSRFLHLMARNALLNRPPLGLVRDFVVSDDAKHPNTLDLKLQGLTPFVDGARILALAHRIEETSTLERLNALARSQHITKGEAQSWIQAFSYIQLLRMRQHRRQQAAGETPSNRVNPDTLSELDRRILKEAFRQARKLQSRITLDYQL; from the coding sequence ATGAGCGAGCCGAGCCACAGCCACGCAGAAGCACACGATCGCCAGGCGGGCGTCCTGCTGCCGGTGCTCGAGTTCCTGCGTCGCCATGCGCCCTTCGACCAGGTGGAGCCGGAGCACCTGGAATTCCTGGCCAAGCGGCTCAAGCTGACCTTCTACGCCCGGGGCGAGAAGATCACCGACCCCAAGGGCGGCCCCGCCTCGCGCTTCTACATCATCAAGCAGGGCCGGGTGCGGGGGGAGACTCCCAGCGAGGACGAACAGATCTCCGGCAACGCCTGGGAACTGGTGCCCGGGGAATGCTTCCCCATCGGCGCCCTGCTCTCCCGCCGCCCGGTGCGCACCGTGCACCGGGCCGCCGAGGACACCTTCTGTTTCGAGCTGGAGCGCGATGACTTCCTGCAGCTCAATAAGCTCTCCCCGGAATTCAACGACTTCTGCACCCGCCGCCTGGCGAGCCTGCTGGACCAGGTGCATCGCCAGGTGCAGGCCAGCGCCGCCACCACCGGCCCCGGCGGCGACACCTCCCTGAACATCACCCTGGGTGAACGCCTGCGCCGTGAACCGGTGTCCTGCCTGCCCACCACGCCCATCCGCGAGGCCCTGGAGACCATGGAGCGGGAGAACGTGGGCAGCATCGTCATCGTGGACGAGCACATGCACCCGCTGGGCGTGTTCACCCTGCACGATCTGCTGTCCCGGGTGGCCCTGCCGGGCCGCCGCATGGACGAACCCATGGGCGAGGTGATGAGCCCGGAGCCCATCACCCTGCCGCCCTCGGCCTTCGCCTTCGAGGCCGCCATGCTCATGGCCAACCACGGCTTTCACCACGTGTGCGTGGTGGAGCGCGGCCGCCTCAAGGGGGTGATCTCGGAGCGGGACCTATTCTCCCTGCAGCGAGTGGGCCTGGTGAATCTGAGCCGTGCCATCGCCCACGCCGACGACATCCCCGCCCTGGCCGCCCTGGGGGGCGACATCCAGCAGCTGATCACCCAGATGATCGCCCAGGGCGCCCAGGTGGCGCAGATCACCCAGATCATCACCCTGCTCAACGACCACATCACCCGGCGCATCATCGACATCTGCACCCGGGAGTTCCCGCCCCCGCCGGTGCCCTTCACCTGGATGGCCTTCGGCAGCGAGGGACGCCAGGAACAGACCCTCAAGACCGATCAGGACAACGGCATCATCTTCGAGGTCCCCGAGGGCAAGTCCGCCGAGGACATCCGCCAGACCCTGCTGCCCGTCGCCCGGCGCATCAACGAGGCCCTGGACCAGTGCGGCTACCCCCTGTGCCCCGGCAACATCATGGCCAGCAATCCGGAGTGCTGCCTGAGCACGACGGAGTGGCGCGAGCGCTTTTCCCGCTGGGTCGACGGCGGCAACCCGGAGCACCTGCTCAAGGCGAGCATCTTCTTCGACTTCCGCACCATCGAGGGCGACAGCCGCCCGGTGGAGGCCCTGCGCCACTGGCTGACCAGCAAGATGGTGGGCAACTCCCGCTTCCTGCACCTGATGGCGCGCAATGCCCTGCTCAACCGTCCGCCCCTGGGCCTGGTGCGCGACTTCGTGGTCTCCGACGACGCCAAGCACCCCAACACCCTCGATCTCAAGCTCCAGGGGCTGACCCCCTTCGTGGACGGCGCGCGCATCCTGGCGCTCGCCCACCGCATCGAGGAGACCTCCACCCTGGAGCGCCTCAATGCCCTGGCCCGCAGCCAGCACATCACCAAGGGCGAGGCCCAGTCCTGGATTCAGGCCTTCAGCTACATCCAGCTGCTGCGCATGCGCCAGCACCGACGCCAGCAGGCCGCGGGTGAGACGCCCAGCAACCGGGTCAACCCGGACACCCTGAGCGAGCTGGACCGGCGCATCCTCAAGGAGGCCTTCCGCCAGGCGCGCAAGCTGCAGTCGCGCATCACCCTGGACTACCAGCTATGA
- a CDS encoding sodium:solute symporter family protein, with translation MQWEGKSFIENLPKIYGVYTGGFLAFFFLMAFFEQMGMGADTIGILFVAFTIGIYAFIGILSRTMAVEAYYVAGRSVPPVFNGMATAADWMSGASFVAMAGGIFMGGHGYMAFVVGWTGGYILVATLMAPYLRKFGCYTVPDFIGTRYGGKVTRFAAILVLVVASFTYVTAQITATGTIAARALQIPFAVGVWFGLAGILVCSMLGGMRAVTWTQVAQYIVLIIAYLIPIFWMSMAQGFGPLPQLMYGPAVERIMDLEPVIGVGTLTAQESIRGLSTLTQLHATPREGAMAAWQFVTLVACMMIGTASLPHILMRYFTTPSVRAARNSVAWSLFFIFLLYFSAPALATFSKLSMIDPNLPTAIIGQPIEAVLALDWIQKWSAIGLLAVVDSNGDGILQINEFYLNPDIIVLATPEMAGLPYVISGLVAAGGMAAAMSTADGLLLAMANALSHDLYYKIIDPKAETKKRLLTARVLLIVIGAGGALVASMQLTGILGAVAWAFCFAMSGLFFPLVLGVWWKRANRQGALAGMLVGLFVGWWYLVAVRNPDAWYGISAPWLGLNDLRFGIVGITASLIAMVVVTLLTPAPDAETQAMVDEVRIPRGETIIPSKG, from the coding sequence ATGCAATGGGAAGGTAAATCCTTCATTGAAAACCTGCCGAAGATCTACGGTGTGTACACCGGTGGATTCCTGGCATTCTTTTTCCTGATGGCCTTTTTTGAACAGATGGGCATGGGCGCGGACACCATCGGCATCCTGTTCGTGGCGTTCACCATCGGTATCTATGCGTTCATCGGTATCCTGTCGAGAACCATGGCGGTGGAGGCCTACTACGTGGCCGGACGCAGCGTGCCTCCGGTGTTCAACGGCATGGCCACCGCGGCGGACTGGATGTCCGGTGCGTCCTTCGTGGCCATGGCGGGCGGCATCTTCATGGGCGGCCATGGCTACATGGCGTTCGTGGTGGGCTGGACCGGCGGCTACATCCTGGTGGCCACGCTGATGGCGCCGTACCTGCGCAAGTTCGGCTGCTACACGGTGCCGGACTTCATCGGTACCCGCTACGGCGGCAAGGTGACCCGCTTCGCGGCGATCCTGGTACTGGTGGTGGCTTCCTTCACCTACGTGACCGCGCAGATCACCGCGACCGGCACCATCGCCGCCCGCGCCCTGCAGATCCCGTTCGCCGTGGGTGTGTGGTTCGGTCTGGCAGGTATCCTGGTGTGCTCCATGCTGGGTGGCATGCGCGCGGTGACCTGGACCCAGGTGGCCCAGTACATCGTGCTGATCATCGCCTACCTGATCCCGATCTTCTGGATGTCCATGGCCCAGGGCTTCGGCCCGCTGCCGCAGCTGATGTACGGCCCGGCGGTGGAGCGCATCATGGACCTGGAGCCGGTGATCGGTGTGGGTACCCTGACCGCCCAGGAGTCGATACGTGGCCTGTCCACGCTGACGCAGCTGCACGCCACGCCGCGTGAAGGCGCCATGGCTGCCTGGCAGTTCGTGACCCTGGTGGCCTGTATGATGATCGGTACGGCTTCCCTGCCGCACATCCTCATGCGCTACTTCACCACGCCCTCCGTGCGTGCTGCCCGTAACTCCGTGGCCTGGTCGCTGTTCTTCATCTTCCTGCTGTACTTCTCGGCCCCTGCTCTGGCCACGTTCAGCAAGCTGTCGATGATCGACCCGAACCTGCCCACGGCCATCATCGGTCAGCCCATCGAGGCTGTGCTGGCTCTGGACTGGATCCAGAAGTGGAGCGCCATCGGCCTGCTGGCTGTTGTCGACAGTAATGGCGACGGCATCCTGCAGATCAACGAGTTCTACCTGAACCCCGACATCATCGTGCTGGCCACGCCTGAAATGGCCGGTCTGCCCTACGTGATCTCGGGTCTGGTAGCCGCGGGTGGTATGGCTGCCGCCATGTCCACCGCCGACGGTCTGCTGCTGGCCATGGCCAACGCCCTGTCCCACGATCTGTACTACAAGATCATCGACCCGAAGGCGGAGACCAAGAAGCGTCTGCTCACCGCCCGCGTGCTGCTGATCGTGATCGGTGCCGGCGGCGCGCTGGTGGCGAGTATGCAGCTCACCGGTATCCTCGGTGCGGTGGCCTGGGCATTCTGCTTCGCCATGTCGGGCCTGTTCTTCCCGCTCGTGCTTGGCGTGTGGTGGAAACGGGCCAACCGGCAGGGTGCGCTGGCAGGTATGCTGGTGGGTCTGTTCGTGGGCTGGTGGTACCTCGTCGCGGTGCGTAACCCCGATGCCTGGTACGGCATCTCCGCCCCGTGGCTGGGCCTCAACGACCTGCGCTTCGGCATCGTCGGCATCACCGCGAGCCTGATCGCCATGGTCGTGGTGACCCTGCTGACACCTGCGCCTGATGCTGAGACTCAGGCCATGGTGGATGAAGTGCGTATCCCGCGCGGCGAAACCATCATCCCTTCCAAGGGCTGA
- a CDS encoding 3'-5' exonuclease — MSFLSTLFGNHPNLDPGIEDRLARWRALPEPSARTSLDEARFVVIDVETTGLDLSRSELLSVGLVPVGPHGIELGGLDEIVLRREVTRIDKDNLVVHGISPTESAAGVDIHEALSSVLERIGKTWLVAFHADFDRIILGRTLRKQLGVKLRNPFLDLAMLLPALYSEGTAGLKGLDDWLGHFAIPCPVRHRASADALVTAELLLLALAEARRQNHNDLRALDGLAQTQAKLHLMRH, encoded by the coding sequence ATGAGTTTCCTGAGCACTCTGTTCGGCAACCACCCCAACCTCGATCCGGGCATCGAGGACCGCCTCGCCCGCTGGCGCGCCCTGCCGGAGCCCTCGGCCCGCACCAGCCTGGACGAGGCCCGCTTCGTGGTCATCGACGTGGAGACCACCGGTCTCGATCTCAGCCGCAGCGAGCTGCTGTCCGTGGGCCTGGTGCCGGTGGGCCCTCATGGGATTGAACTGGGCGGCCTGGACGAGATCGTGCTGCGCCGCGAGGTGACCCGCATCGACAAGGACAACCTGGTGGTGCACGGCATCTCGCCCACGGAATCCGCCGCCGGCGTGGACATCCACGAGGCCCTCTCCAGCGTGCTGGAGCGCATCGGCAAGACCTGGCTGGTGGCCTTCCACGCCGACTTCGATCGCATCATCCTGGGCCGCACCCTGCGCAAGCAGCTGGGCGTGAAGCTGCGCAACCCGTTCCTGGATCTGGCCATGCTGCTGCCCGCCCTCTACAGCGAGGGCACCGCAGGCCTCAAGGGCCTGGACGACTGGCTCGGCCATTTCGCCATCCCCTGCCCGGTGCGCCACCGGGCCTCGGCGGATGCCCTGGTGACGGCGGAACTCCTGCTCCTGGCGCTGGCCGAGGCACGACGCCAGAACCATAACGATCTCAGGGCCCTGGACGGGCTGGCGCAGACCCAGGCGAAGCTGCACCTGATGCGCCACTAA